Proteins from a genomic interval of Caulobacter sp. NIBR1757:
- a CDS encoding phosphoserine transaminase → MTTSTPAMPGVRPARPEFSSGPCAKRPGWTPENLKDAVLGRSHRGKPGKAALKRAIDQTREILEVPADYLIGIVPGSDTGAVEMALWSLLGPKPVQLLAFESFGKDWVTDVTKQLKLPDVEVLDAPYGLLPDLTKVRPDADLVFTWNGTTSGVRVPNGDFIAADRTGLTICDATSAAFAQKLDWAKLDVVTYSWQKALGGEAAHGVLILSPRAVERLESHTPAWPMPKLFRMTKGGKINAEIFEGATINTPSMLCVEDYLDALTWSKDVGGLKGLNARADANFAALAAWVEKTAWVDFLAVDPATRSNTSVCLKVVDPKIAALPADAQADFAKKLASLLEKEKAAFDIGGYRDAPPGLRIWCGCTIEAADVEALTPWLDWAFATVSSELTGA, encoded by the coding sequence ATGACTACCTCGACCCCGGCCATGCCCGGAGTGCGCCCCGCGCGCCCTGAATTTTCGTCCGGCCCCTGCGCCAAGCGCCCCGGATGGACCCCCGAAAACCTGAAGGACGCCGTGCTCGGCCGCTCGCACCGGGGCAAACCCGGCAAGGCGGCGCTGAAACGCGCCATCGACCAGACCCGTGAGATTCTCGAGGTTCCGGCCGACTACCTGATCGGCATCGTCCCCGGCTCCGACACCGGCGCCGTCGAGATGGCCCTGTGGTCGCTGCTCGGCCCCAAGCCGGTTCAGCTTCTCGCCTTTGAATCCTTCGGCAAGGACTGGGTGACCGACGTCACCAAGCAGCTGAAGCTGCCCGACGTCGAGGTGCTGGACGCCCCCTACGGCCTGCTGCCGGACCTCACCAAGGTGCGCCCCGACGCCGACCTGGTGTTCACCTGGAACGGCACCACCTCCGGCGTGCGCGTGCCGAACGGCGACTTCATCGCCGCGGATCGCACCGGCCTGACCATCTGCGACGCCACCAGCGCCGCCTTCGCGCAGAAGCTCGACTGGGCCAAGCTCGATGTCGTCACCTACAGCTGGCAGAAGGCGCTCGGCGGGGAGGCCGCCCATGGCGTGCTGATCCTCTCGCCCCGCGCCGTCGAGCGGCTGGAGAGCCATACCCCGGCCTGGCCGATGCCGAAACTCTTCCGCATGACCAAGGGCGGCAAGATCAACGCCGAGATCTTCGAAGGCGCGACGATCAACACCCCCTCCATGCTCTGCGTCGAGGACTATCTCGACGCCCTGACCTGGTCGAAGGACGTCGGCGGCCTCAAGGGCCTCAACGCCCGCGCCGACGCCAACTTCGCGGCCCTCGCCGCCTGGGTGGAAAAGACCGCCTGGGTCGACTTCCTGGCCGTCGATCCGGCCACCCGCTCCAACACCAGCGTCTGCCTGAAGGTCGTCGACCCCAAGATCGCCGCCCTGCCCGCCGACGCCCAAGCCGACTTCGCCAAGAAGCTGGCCTCCTTGCTGGAGAAGGAAAAGGCGGCCTTTGACATCGGTGGCTACCGCGACGCGCCTCCCGGCCTTCGCATCTGGTGCGGCTGCACCATCGAAGCCGCCGACGTCGAAGCCCTGACCCCCTGGCTGGACTGGGCCTTCGCAACGGTGTCGTCCGAACTCACGGGCGCCTGA
- a CDS encoding DUF4440 domain-containing protein, which translates to MMRPLLLAAGLALGLTLPAAAAKKPAPTPAPLTPAPVVAAERAFAADGLAMGIKQSFLKNMADDAIVFQPEPRNAREAISAQPDGGPKLEWWPVWAGIAASGDLGFTTGPYAVDGNRGGHYFTLWKKQADGAWKWVYDGGPRSSSKNAPGPDSTPGYLMVSKSSAGDEATAFASAQAADAALNAAAAQDVTAAFTAVLVCEARVQGSPAPPAQGCSSFRLELAGRGKTIAFSALGGGASSDGDMAWTYGEADWSIAGQSFHGHYVRVWQYRSDTWKLVFDQIVPAQPRKKG; encoded by the coding sequence ATGATGCGTCCTCTCCTCCTTGCCGCCGGCCTCGCGCTCGGCCTCACCTTGCCGGCCGCCGCCGCGAAGAAGCCAGCCCCGACGCCGGCTCCGTTGACCCCCGCCCCCGTGGTTGCCGCCGAGCGGGCCTTCGCCGCCGATGGCCTGGCCATGGGCATCAAGCAGAGCTTCCTGAAGAACATGGCCGACGACGCCATCGTCTTCCAGCCCGAGCCGAGGAACGCCCGCGAGGCGATCAGCGCCCAGCCCGACGGCGGCCCGAAGCTGGAATGGTGGCCGGTCTGGGCGGGGATTGCGGCCAGCGGCGATCTGGGCTTCACCACCGGTCCCTACGCGGTCGACGGCAATCGCGGCGGTCACTACTTCACCCTCTGGAAGAAGCAGGCCGACGGCGCCTGGAAGTGGGTCTACGACGGCGGGCCGAGAAGCAGTTCCAAGAACGCCCCCGGGCCGGACAGCACCCCGGGCTACCTGATGGTCTCCAAATCCTCGGCCGGAGACGAGGCGACCGCCTTCGCCTCGGCCCAGGCCGCCGACGCGGCCCTCAACGCCGCCGCCGCGCAGGATGTCACCGCCGCCTTCACCGCCGTGCTGGTCTGCGAAGCACGGGTGCAGGGTTCGCCCGCGCCCCCGGCCCAGGGCTGCAGCAGCTTCCGCCTCGAGCTGGCGGGTCGTGGCAAGACGATCGCCTTCTCGGCCCTGGGCGGCGGCGCCTCGTCCGACGGGGACATGGCCTGGACCTATGGCGAGGCCGACTGGTCGATCGCCGGCCAGAGCTTCCACGGCCACTATGTGCGGGTCTGGCAGTACCGGAGCGACACCTGGAAGCTGGTCTTCGACCAGATCGTCCCGGCCCAGCCGCGCAAGAAGGGGTGA
- the serA gene encoding phosphoglycerate dehydrogenase, producing MPRVLIADKLSPAAVEIFAKRGVQADVITGLSKEELLKIIGDYDGLAVRSATKADKDVLAAAVNMKVIGRAGIGVDNVDIPAATARGIVVMNTPFGNSITTAEHAIAMMFALARELPAADASTQAGKWEKNRFMGVELFNKTLGLIGCGNIGSLVAERALGLKMKVIAYDPFLSAERAVELGVEKVEIDELIERAEFITLHTPLTDKTRNILSAEALAKTRKGVRIINCARGGLVDEAALRAGLDSGHIGGAAFDVFVQEPAGPENPLFGAPNFIATPHLGASTAEAQENVALQVAEQISDYLLTGAITNALNSPSITADEAPKLKPFVALAEKLGLFAGQMMDPGLKAIEVAYIGEVAKLNVKPMTAAALAGVLRPMLAEINMVSAPAIAKERGVTVSENRQELSPVYDSLIRITITTQAGEKSFAGAVIGGIPRIVEVKGMELDAPFGNAMLYVNNLDKPGFIGALGGMLGEAAVNIATFNLGRVGAGDDAIALVGVDQAPDAELLARIQALPHVKEVRALVF from the coding sequence ATGCCCCGCGTTCTGATTGCTGACAAACTGTCGCCCGCCGCCGTCGAGATCTTCGCCAAGCGCGGGGTCCAGGCAGACGTCATCACCGGCCTCTCGAAAGAGGAACTGCTGAAGATCATCGGCGACTACGACGGCCTGGCCGTCCGCAGCGCCACCAAGGCCGACAAGGATGTGCTGGCCGCCGCCGTCAACATGAAGGTCATCGGCCGGGCCGGCATCGGGGTCGACAACGTCGATATCCCGGCCGCCACCGCCCGCGGCATCGTGGTGATGAACACGCCGTTCGGCAACTCGATCACCACCGCCGAGCACGCCATCGCCATGATGTTCGCCCTGGCCCGTGAACTGCCCGCCGCCGACGCCTCCACCCAGGCCGGCAAGTGGGAGAAGAACCGCTTCATGGGGGTGGAGCTGTTCAACAAGACCCTCGGCCTGATCGGCTGCGGCAACATCGGCAGCCTGGTCGCCGAGCGGGCCCTGGGCCTGAAGATGAAGGTCATCGCCTACGACCCCTTCCTGTCGGCCGAACGCGCCGTCGAGCTCGGGGTCGAAAAGGTCGAGATCGACGAGCTGATCGAACGCGCCGAGTTCATCACCCTGCACACCCCACTGACCGACAAGACCCGCAACATCCTGTCGGCCGAGGCCCTGGCGAAGACCCGCAAAGGCGTGCGGATCATCAACTGCGCCCGCGGCGGCCTGGTCGATGAGGCGGCCCTGCGCGCCGGCCTCGACTCGGGCCACATCGGCGGCGCGGCCTTCGACGTCTTCGTGCAGGAGCCGGCTGGCCCTGAGAACCCCCTGTTCGGCGCCCCCAACTTCATCGCCACCCCGCACCTGGGCGCCAGCACCGCCGAGGCCCAGGAGAATGTGGCCCTGCAGGTGGCCGAACAGATCAGCGACTACCTGCTGACCGGAGCCATCACCAACGCCCTCAACAGCCCCTCGATCACCGCCGACGAAGCGCCGAAGCTGAAGCCCTTCGTGGCCCTGGCCGAGAAGCTCGGCCTGTTCGCCGGCCAGATGATGGACCCGGGCCTGAAAGCCATCGAGGTCGCCTACATCGGCGAGGTCGCCAAGCTGAACGTCAAGCCGATGACGGCCGCCGCCCTGGCCGGCGTGCTGCGCCCGATGCTGGCCGAGATCAACATGGTCAGCGCGCCCGCGATTGCAAAAGAACGGGGCGTGACGGTGTCGGAAAACCGCCAGGAGCTGTCGCCGGTCTATGACAGCCTGATCCGCATCACGATCACCACGCAGGCGGGCGAGAAATCCTTCGCCGGGGCGGTGATCGGCGGCATCCCGCGCATCGTCGAGGTCAAGGGCATGGAGCTGGACGCCCCGTTCGGGAACGCCATGCTCTACGTCAACAACCTCGACAAGCCGGGCTTCATCGGCGCGCTGGGCGGCATGCTGGGCGAGGCGGCGGTCAACATCGCCACCTTCAACCTCGGCCGCGTCGGCGCCGGCGACGACGCCATCGCCCTGGTCGGCGTCGACCAGGCGCCGGACGCCGAACTGCTGGCGCGGATCCAGGCCCTGCCGCACGTCAAGGAAGTGCGGGCTCTGGTGTTCTGA
- a CDS encoding DUF2244 domain-containing protein has product MAAALYMDAVIAPNRSMGGLGFKVVLGALAGMAAVVSVFFFLIGAWPAPLFLGLDVVLVYLALKASFRALNRRERLRVSAETVEVIEETEGRSRTVWTSPTAFTNVDLEALGEHEMRVRLRLSGRRHSVGKALSPPEREALGQALREAIRQARAERFAELA; this is encoded by the coding sequence ATGGCCGCCGCCCTCTACATGGACGCCGTGATCGCCCCCAACCGCTCGATGGGCGGGCTGGGGTTCAAGGTGGTGCTCGGCGCCCTGGCCGGGATGGCGGCCGTGGTCAGCGTCTTCTTCTTCCTCATCGGGGCCTGGCCGGCGCCGCTGTTCCTCGGCCTCGACGTGGTGTTGGTCTACCTCGCGCTGAAAGCCAGCTTCCGCGCCCTGAACCGCCGCGAACGCCTGCGGGTCAGCGCCGAGACCGTCGAGGTCATCGAGGAGACAGAAGGGCGGAGCCGCACCGTCTGGACCTCACCCACCGCCTTCACCAACGTCGATCTCGAAGCCCTCGGTGAGCATGAGATGCGGGTCCGCCTGCGCCTCTCGGGCCGCCGCCACAGCGTCGGCAAGGCCCTCAGCCCGCCCGAGCGCGAGGCCCTGGGGCAGGCCCTGCGCGAGGCGATCCGGCAGGCGCGGGCGGAGCGGTTCGCGGAGCTGGCCTGA
- a CDS encoding NCS2 family permease translates to MISRFFRLAENNTSVRTEALAGVTTFLTMAYIILVNPGILSQAGMPAAAVVVATCLAAGIGSILMGVIANYPIALAPGMGLNAYFTYTVVLGMGLPWQTALGAVFISGAAFLIMTLAGLRQLIVAAIPRPLFASIAAGIGLFIAFIGLKNAGIVVAHPATTVALGDLTSPAALVALLGLAVIALLQVWNVRAAILIGIVVASALGWLLGLVAFKPEPIDPAALTATLFKADIPAALGLGPNGKGLSIGLVEILFVFLFVDLFDNLGTLVAVSKRAGLVRPDGSIPRLNRIFVADSLATMIGAGAGTSTTVSYIESAAGVSAGGRTGLTAVVTGLLFLLAIAFAPFASAIPAAATAPALILVGALMMAPLAEADWTDPQVAIPAFLTLIMIPLTFSIANGLAMGVISFAILKLVRPRPAVVPVEGLLGRKVLGVSFGDLFLYALAALCIARFVWLGGE, encoded by the coding sequence ATGATCAGCCGTTTCTTCCGCCTGGCGGAAAACAACACCAGCGTTCGCACCGAGGCGCTGGCCGGCGTCACCACCTTCCTGACCATGGCCTACATCATCCTGGTCAATCCCGGCATCCTCAGCCAGGCCGGCATGCCGGCCGCCGCCGTGGTCGTGGCCACCTGTCTGGCGGCCGGGATCGGCAGCATCCTGATGGGCGTGATCGCCAACTATCCCATCGCCCTGGCTCCCGGCATGGGGCTGAACGCCTACTTCACCTACACGGTGGTGCTCGGCATGGGCCTGCCCTGGCAGACGGCGCTCGGGGCCGTCTTCATCTCCGGCGCCGCCTTCCTGATCATGACCCTGGCCGGCCTGCGCCAGCTGATCGTCGCGGCCATCCCCCGGCCGCTGTTCGCCTCCATCGCCGCCGGCATCGGCCTGTTCATCGCCTTCATCGGGCTCAAGAACGCCGGCATCGTCGTCGCCCACCCGGCCACCACCGTGGCGCTCGGCGACCTGACCAGCCCCGCCGCCCTCGTCGCCCTGCTGGGCCTGGCGGTCATCGCCCTGCTGCAGGTGTGGAACGTCCGCGCCGCCATTCTGATCGGCATCGTCGTGGCCAGCGCCCTCGGCTGGCTCCTCGGCCTGGTCGCCTTCAAGCCCGAGCCCATCGACCCGGCCGCCCTGACCGCCACCCTGTTCAAGGCCGACATCCCGGCCGCTCTCGGCCTCGGCCCGAACGGCAAGGGGCTCTCCATCGGCCTGGTCGAGATCCTCTTCGTCTTCCTGTTCGTCGATCTGTTCGACAACCTCGGCACCCTGGTCGCCGTCTCAAAGCGGGCGGGCCTGGTCCGGCCGGACGGCTCGATCCCCCGCCTCAACCGCATCTTCGTCGCCGACAGCCTGGCCACCATGATCGGGGCCGGCGCGGGGACCAGCACCACCGTCAGCTATATCGAGAGCGCTGCCGGGGTCTCGGCCGGCGGCCGGACGGGCCTGACCGCCGTGGTCACCGGCCTGCTGTTCCTGCTGGCCATCGCCTTCGCCCCCTTCGCCAGCGCCATTCCGGCAGCCGCCACCGCCCCGGCCCTGATCCTGGTCGGCGCCCTGATGATGGCGCCTCTGGCGGAAGCCGACTGGACCGACCCCCAGGTCGCCATCCCCGCCTTCCTGACCCTGATCATGATCCCCCTGACCTTCTCCATCGCCAACGGCCTGGCCATGGGCGTCATCAGCTTCGCCATCCTCAAGCTCGTCCGCCCGCGCCCGGCGGTCGTCCCGGTGGAGGGCCTTCTCGGCCGCAAAGTCCTGGGCGTCAGCTTCGGCGACCTGTTCCTCTACGCCCTGGCGGCGTTGTGCATCGCGCGGTTCGTGTGGCTGGGCGGGGAATAG
- the hslU gene encoding ATP-dependent protease ATPase subunit HslU — MTEFSPREIVSELDRFVVGHAEAKRAVAIALRNRWRRRRTPDALRDEITPKNILMIGPTGVGKTEIARRLAKLAQAPFLKVEATKFTEVGYVGRDVDQIIRDLVESAIAMVRDKRRAAVKAKAEAAAEERILDALTGPGSTAARESFRKKLRDGELNDKEVELQLADTASPFQGMDIPGMPGGSVGMLNLGEMFGKAMGGRTRTHKTTVAGAYAPLLAEESDKLLDQEALTQEALELAENSGIVFLDEIDKVASRQDRAGADVSREGVQRDLLPLIEGTTVSTKHGPVKTDHILFIASGAFHVAKPSDLLPELQGRLPIRVELKALSRDDMRRILTEPEANLVVQQQALIATEGVTLTFTEDAIDAIADAAVAVNGSVENIGARRLQTVMEKVVEEISFTAGDTSDRAVTVDGAYVQERVGALAADTDLRRFIL, encoded by the coding sequence GTGACCGAGTTTTCGCCCCGCGAGATCGTTTCCGAACTGGACCGCTTCGTCGTCGGCCATGCCGAGGCCAAGCGGGCCGTCGCCATCGCCCTGCGCAACCGCTGGCGCCGCCGGCGCACGCCGGACGCCCTGCGCGACGAGATCACGCCCAAGAACATCCTGATGATCGGCCCGACGGGGGTGGGCAAGACCGAGATCGCCCGTCGGCTCGCGAAGCTGGCGCAGGCGCCGTTCCTGAAAGTCGAGGCGACCAAGTTCACCGAGGTCGGCTATGTCGGCCGCGACGTCGACCAGATCATCCGCGACCTCGTGGAATCGGCCATCGCCATGGTCCGCGACAAGCGCCGCGCCGCCGTCAAGGCCAAGGCCGAAGCCGCCGCCGAGGAGCGCATCCTCGACGCCCTGACCGGACCCGGCAGCACGGCGGCCCGCGAAAGCTTTCGCAAGAAGCTGCGTGACGGCGAGCTGAACGACAAGGAAGTCGAGCTGCAGCTGGCCGACACCGCCAGCCCCTTCCAGGGCATGGACATCCCCGGCATGCCCGGCGGCTCGGTCGGCATGCTCAATCTCGGCGAGATGTTCGGCAAGGCCATGGGCGGCCGCACCCGCACCCACAAGACGACGGTGGCCGGCGCCTATGCGCCGCTGCTGGCCGAGGAAAGCGACAAGCTGCTCGACCAGGAGGCCCTGACCCAGGAGGCCCTGGAACTGGCCGAGAACAGCGGCATCGTCTTCCTCGACGAAATCGACAAGGTGGCGAGCCGCCAGGACCGGGCCGGGGCCGATGTGTCCCGCGAAGGGGTGCAGCGCGACCTGCTGCCGCTGATCGAGGGCACGACGGTCTCGACCAAGCATGGGCCGGTGAAGACCGACCACATCCTGTTCATCGCCTCGGGCGCCTTCCATGTCGCCAAGCCTTCGGACCTGCTGCCCGAACTTCAGGGGCGACTTCCCATTCGGGTGGAGCTGAAGGCGCTTAGCCGCGATGACATGCGCCGCATCCTGACCGAGCCGGAGGCCAATCTGGTGGTCCAGCAACAGGCGCTGATCGCCACCGAAGGCGTCACCCTGACCTTCACCGAGGACGCGATCGACGCCATCGCCGACGCGGCCGTGGCGGTGAACGGCAGCGTCGAGAACATCGGCGCCCGCCGCCTGCAGACGGTGATGGAGAAGGTGGTCGAGGAGATCAGCTTCACGGCCGGCGACACCTCGGACCGGGCGGTGACCGTCGATGGGGCCTATGTGCAGGAACGGGTCGGGGCGCTGGCGGCGGACACCGATCTGAGACGGTTTATTTTGTAG
- a CDS encoding DMT family transporter, translated as MTPTAAPARSPAPALDWLVLAALVIAWGSAFAGLKIAVHDIPPAWNTVVRMSVATLVLAVIFVVRGERLPPLLPRPHAAWGWYAAVGLVGMALPFFFFAYAAQGLPSAINAICNGSSPLFTAALAHVLLPAERLDLRRGLGVGLGFVGLVVLVWPRSVAGGAVEGLALGAAILGGLMYAVSNIFARKAPPVSSTAGALLMLLTGLAFATVGALATTPLPPMPPVKALAAVTALGVFSTGLGSVGYVWLVQRRGPVFMSMSMYLAPLWATGLGVVLMGERPGWTAFVALGLILLGVGLTTWRSAAKDPA; from the coding sequence ATGACCCCCACCGCCGCCCCCGCCCGCAGTCCCGCGCCCGCCCTCGACTGGCTGGTGCTGGCCGCCCTGGTCATCGCCTGGGGGTCGGCCTTCGCCGGGCTGAAGATCGCCGTGCACGACATTCCGCCGGCCTGGAACACGGTGGTGCGGATGAGCGTCGCCACCCTCGTGCTGGCGGTGATCTTCGTTGTCCGGGGCGAGCGGCTGCCGCCCCTGTTGCCCCGGCCGCACGCGGCCTGGGGCTGGTACGCGGCCGTCGGACTGGTCGGCATGGCCTTGCCGTTCTTCTTCTTCGCCTATGCCGCCCAGGGCCTGCCCAGCGCCATCAACGCCATCTGCAACGGCTCCTCGCCGCTGTTCACGGCGGCCCTGGCCCATGTGCTGCTGCCGGCCGAGCGGCTCGACCTGCGCCGCGGCCTTGGCGTCGGGCTGGGATTTGTCGGGTTGGTGGTGCTGGTTTGGCCGCGGTCGGTGGCCGGCGGCGCGGTCGAGGGGCTGGCGCTGGGCGCGGCCATTCTCGGCGGCCTGATGTATGCGGTGTCCAACATCTTCGCCCGCAAGGCGCCGCCGGTCAGCTCTACGGCCGGGGCTTTGTTGATGCTGTTGACCGGCCTGGCCTTCGCCACCGTCGGCGCTCTGGCGACCACCCCGCTGCCGCCGATGCCGCCGGTCAAGGCCCTGGCGGCGGTCACCGCGCTCGGCGTTTTCTCCACTGGGCTCGGCAGTGTCGGCTACGTCTGGCTGGTCCAGCGGCGCGGGCCGGTGTTCATGAGCATGTCGATGTATCTGGCGCCGCTGTGGGCGACGGGCCTCGGCGTCGTGCTGATGGGCGAGCGGCCGGGCTGGACCGCCTTTGTGGCGCTCGGCCTGATCCTGCTGGGGGTTGGCCTGACGACCTGGCGGTCGGCGGCGAAGGATCCGGCCTAG
- a CDS encoding SRPBCC family protein, protein MARAKKTHTKVGEDYLAASKHRVSHRFDLPAAAVWAALLDGKAWTEWLPLTGVTWTSPKPFAVGTTRTVSVGEMEIDEVFFAWEEGRRMAFYFAASSLPVSAGVEDYRVVEVPGGCELQWAGRVSAPLILGWLIGRQLAGGLKAGMPKLEALIKADPKRFGL, encoded by the coding sequence ATGGCCCGCGCGAAGAAGACCCACACGAAAGTCGGCGAAGACTATCTGGCCGCTTCCAAACACCGGGTCAGCCACCGGTTCGACCTGCCGGCCGCCGCCGTCTGGGCCGCCCTGCTGGACGGCAAGGCCTGGACCGAATGGCTGCCGCTGACCGGCGTGACCTGGACCAGCCCCAAGCCCTTCGCCGTCGGCACGACCCGCACCGTCAGCGTCGGCGAGATGGAGATCGATGAGGTCTTCTTCGCCTGGGAGGAGGGCCGGCGCATGGCCTTCTATTTCGCCGCCTCCAGCCTGCCGGTTTCGGCGGGGGTCGAGGACTATCGCGTGGTCGAGGTTCCCGGCGGCTGCGAGCTGCAGTGGGCGGGCCGGGTCAGCGCGCCGCTGATCCTCGGCTGGCTGATCGGCCGACAGCTGGCCGGCGGCCTGAAGGCGGGAATGCCGAAGCTGGAGGCGCTGATCAAGGCCGATCCGAAGCGCTTCGGGTTGTAA
- a CDS encoding NAD(P)-dependent alcohol dehydrogenase produces MDVLAAVATGAGKPFEFRTLTLDDPREDEVLVRIVAVGVCHTDIVFKEGEMIPPPAVLGHEGSGIVESVGARVTKVAPGDRVAMTFRSCGHCSRCDRGDAAYCETMPMLNYIGMRTDGSRTLHDGETPVGGSFFGQSSFASHAITYERNLVKVPDDLPLELIGPLGCGIQTGAGGVMRSLACEAGSSLLITGGGPVGLSAVMGAKIQGCKTIILVEPQAARRDLAREFGATHVIDPAATPDLTAAVRAILPGGVDYAFDTSGVPAVQQAVMGALASKGVFGIVGITPPGTPTPGDVNSIMTFGHTVKGIIEGDSDPDVFLPELMDHWRAGRLPFDRLIQTFPFSQINEAIAAQHHGDCIKVVLLM; encoded by the coding sequence ATGGACGTTCTGGCCGCCGTTGCGACGGGCGCGGGCAAGCCCTTCGAGTTCCGCACCCTGACGCTCGACGATCCGCGCGAGGACGAGGTGCTGGTGCGCATCGTCGCGGTCGGGGTCTGCCACACCGACATCGTCTTCAAGGAAGGCGAGATGATCCCGCCGCCGGCCGTTCTTGGCCACGAGGGATCAGGCATCGTCGAGTCGGTCGGCGCCAGGGTGACCAAGGTGGCGCCCGGCGACCGGGTGGCGATGACCTTCCGCTCCTGCGGGCATTGCTCACGCTGCGACCGCGGCGACGCGGCCTATTGCGAGACCATGCCGATGCTCAACTACATCGGCATGCGCACCGACGGCAGCCGTACCCTGCACGATGGCGAAACCCCGGTGGGCGGCAGCTTCTTCGGCCAGTCCTCCTTCGCCAGCCACGCCATCACCTACGAGCGCAACCTGGTGAAGGTCCCGGACGACCTGCCGCTCGAACTCATCGGGCCGCTGGGCTGCGGTATCCAGACGGGGGCCGGCGGCGTCATGCGGTCGCTGGCCTGCGAGGCGGGCTCATCCCTGCTGATCACCGGCGGTGGGCCCGTGGGCCTCAGCGCCGTGATGGGGGCGAAGATCCAGGGCTGCAAGACCATCATCCTGGTCGAGCCCCAGGCCGCCCGCCGCGACCTGGCCCGCGAGTTCGGCGCCACCCATGTTATCGACCCGGCCGCCACCCCGGACCTGACGGCGGCCGTGCGGGCCATCCTGCCCGGCGGCGTCGACTACGCCTTCGACACCAGCGGCGTGCCGGCCGTGCAGCAGGCGGTGATGGGCGCCCTGGCTTCCAAGGGGGTGTTCGGCATCGTCGGCATCACCCCGCCGGGCACGCCGACGCCGGGTGACGTCAACAGCATCATGACCTTCGGCCACACCGTGAAGGGCATCATCGAGGGCGACAGCGACCCGGACGTCTTCCTGCCGGAACTGATGGACCACTGGCGCGCCGGCCGCCTGCCCTTCGACCGCCTGATCCAGACCTTCCCCTTCAGCCAGATCAACGAGGCCATCGCCGCCCAGCATCACGGCGACTGCATCAAGGTGGTGCTGCTGATGTAG